Within Massilia litorea, the genomic segment CGCGGCAGCGGCATGAACGAAGCGGTGCTGACGAATGCCCTGGTGCCCTTCTATTCGACCAAGCGCAGCGGCACCGGCCTGGGACTGGCGCTCGCGCGCGAGATCGCCGAAGCCCACGGCGGACGCATCCTGCTGTCGAACCGCGAAGGCGGCGGCCTGGCCGTCACCATGATCCTGCCGGCACTGACCCCACACTGAAAGGGAACGCATGCTCACCATCATCGGCAAACCGACTTCGATCAACGTGCGCAAGGTGCTGTGGACCTGCGTCGAACTGGGCCTGCCTTTTACGCGCGAGGACTGGCGCGAGGAACACGCGGCGCTCAATCCCAACCGCATGGTGCCGGTGCTGGTCGATGGCGATTTCACGCTGTGGGAGTCGAACGCGATCTGCCGCTACCTGTGTGCGCGCGCGGGGAGCGATGCGCTGCTGCCGCGCGACGCGCGGGCGCGCGCCCGGGTCGAGCAATGGATGGACTGGCAGGCGACGGAGCTGAACAATGCCTGGCGCTACCCCTTCATGGCGCTGGTGCGCGCCAGCCCGGCACACACGGATCCCGCGCAGATCGAAGCGGGCAGCGCCGGCTGGAACCGCCACGTCGGCATCCTCGAGGCGCAGCTGGCCGCCACCGGCGCGTATGTCGCGGGCGAGCGCTTCACGCTGGCAGATGTCGTGATCGGCCTGTCTCTCAACCGCTGGTCGATGACGCCGATGGCGCGCCCCGATTATCCGCATGTGGCCGCCTACCTGGCGCGTCTCGTGGAAAGGCCGGGCTACCGTGCATGGTGCGCGAACGGCGTGCCGTAGCAAGGGCCTCTGGTAAGATCGCCCCTGACCATGTCCGACCATTCTTCCTCCGATCCCCGCTTCAGCCAGCCCGGCCATCCGCCGGCCACGACCACCGAATTCGAGGGCGTGCGCTCGCTGCACCTGGGCACCTCATGGGAGCAGGGCGCGATGCGCCTGTCTCGCCCGGATGCGATCGAACTCGAATACGTGCAGATGATGATGGCCTGGCTGCTGTTCCAGTCGGCGCCGAAGCACATCGTGCAGCTGGGCCTGGGCAGCGCGGCGCTGACCAAATTCTGCTACCGCCGCTTTCCCGACGCGCGCGTCACCGCGGTCGAACTCAATCCGAACGTGATCGCGATCTGCCGCGCCCTGTTCGAACTGCCGCCGGACGACGAGCGCTTGCAGGTGCGTGAAATGAACGCCTTGGAATTCGTGCTGGACAAGAAAAACCACGGCACGGTCGACGCCTTGCAGGTCGATCTATACGACGAGGAAGCACGCGGCCCGGTGCTCGATACCCCCGAGTTTTACCAGGGCTGCTTCGACTGCCTGACGCCAGGCGGCATCATGACCGCCAACGTGTTCGGGGAGTTCGGCAACTACGACAAGAACCTGGAAGCGATGACGGAGGTGTTCGACGCCGTCGTCTGGCTGCCCGAGGTGCACGACGCGAACATCGTCGTCATCGCCTTCAAAAGCGCGCCGCAGATCGATTTCTCGGTGCTCTATGAGCGCGCGGGCGACATCAAGCGGCGCCTGAACCTGCCCGCGAAGAACTGGGTCGAAGGGCTGAAGGAGTGGATGCGCGACCAGCATGGAGGCTGAGGAAAGCGCATTCAAATCCGCGCCAGGCTGGTCAACACCAGGGGCACCACCAGCACCATCGCGACCAGTATGCGCATCGTTCGGGAGGAGCCGACGCCTGGTCCGGCATTGCCTTTTTCGACAGCGGCCGACCATATGGCGCTGCTGCCGCTGACGATGAGGGCAAAGACGTAAGCGAAAACGACTTTGCCGATCGCCAGGAAGGCAAGGCCGATCTGGCTCTGCTTCTGGTAGTCGATGCCGGCCAGCGTGGAGAACATCCAGCAGCTGCCGATCAGCAGCGGCACGAGCCCCAATCCCATGAGAACGTTGGCGACCCGCAGTTTGTTTTGTGGTTTCATGGCGGCGTAGTTTATAGCGTGTTTTGCCTTGAAAATGCGCACATTGTCACCCGGCGAACAGGCATGCCAGCTAGTGGCACCCCTGCGGCAGCGCCTGCGGCAGGATGCCCTCCGCCGAGCAGGCCCAGGCGATGCGCTTGTGCTCGTCCATCGAGGGTTCGAACACCAGCACGCCGGCGCCTTGCGCGCCCTGGACACCCGCCGTGACGCGCAGCACGGCCGTTTCCGGATCGATGGTCAGCGCGCCCCCGCCGACAGCGACGCCGGCCTGCGCCAGCGTCGGAACCTTGCCGTGTTCGTTCAGGTAACGCTCCACCCTGGTGCTCGCGGCGAGGCCGGCCGCATAGGCGCCGGCAACCGCCGCCTTTTGCTGGTAGCCCTGGTAGGCAGGAATCGCCACCGCCGCCAGCATGCCGGCGATCGCCAGCGTGACCACCGCGCCGCCGGCGCCGCCCGCCACGCCCAGGCGCGGCACGAACAGCGCCAGCAAGGTGGCCAATACGTGCCGGCGCGGCTGTTCGGCTTCGCGCCCGGCGGCCAGCGCGCGCACGGCGGCCATGCGTTTGACTAACCACGGATAGTCGCCGACCAGTTCATGGAAGGACATCCAGAAGCCTTCGGTTTCGCGCGCCTGCTCGATGTAGGCGCTCTTGTTCATGGTGCGCCAGCGGCGTCCGCCGGCCGCCAGCGCGGCGAGGCCGAATTCGGCATTCAGGGGCTGCTCGCAGGCGGCCAGGCCGTGGCGGTCGCAGGTGTACTCGCGCGCCCGCGAATAGGCCGCGCCCACCAGCGGCAGCAGCGAGGCCGGCAGCAGCACCGTGGCCCAGTTCAGGTGCTTGCGCTTGATGTGGCCGATCTCGTGGCCGATATAAAAATTCAGTGCATCCGGGTTGTCGTGCAGCCCATCGACCACGTCCGAATACAGCACCAGGAAGTCGCGGCCGAGAAAACGGGTGGCGAAGGCGTTCAGCGAGCCGCCCATCTGCAGCAGGTAGGCGTCGGGCTCGCGCTCCAGACCGAGCTTGGCGCAGCAGGCCGCGATCTGGCGCTCGAGGTCGGGGAACTGTTCGTGCGTGATGCGCACGCCGGTGCCCTTGATCCAGGAAATCAGGGCCGACTGCGCGAAACAGTAAAACAGGAAGAAGGCCAGGCCATAAGCGAGGGCGATCCAGCCGGCGCCTGTCACCAGGACAGCCCAGACCAGCAAGGAGAGCACGAGCATCAGCGCGAACAGCGTCTTTTCATTCTTGTAAACCAAGTCCATGTCGCCCCGTCCAATAGATTGTTTGTTATTTCAAAATAACAACTATAACTTATTGTTGGCGGGAAACATACCATCATCCTGACTAGGTGTTGCCGAGTAGATACGTGTGATTGGCGTGTTCCCGGGCGCCTTGACCTGACACAAGTCTTCAGAAGTTACGGCGGGCAAGATTCGATGAGACTTCGCGCAGCGCCAGCACGGGCATGGTGCTGCGTCCGGTCTCCCACTTTCGAGTGCAGGCGCGGCCGGGTTTGCGCTTCCGGAGCGGTCAACGCGATCCGTAGCGGCGTTCAGGCGCGATGTCCGCTGGGGCCAGCGCGATGCGGTCGCGGCCGGCCTCCTTCGCCTGGTAGAGCGCCTTGTCGGCGCGGCTGATGGTGTCGGCAAACGGTTCGTCGGCACGCCGTTTGGCCAGCCCGGCGGAGAAGGTGATCTGCCGGCCGTCGAGCCCCGGCACCGTCATCGCACGCACCTGCTCGGCCATCCGCTGCAGCACCGCGCGCGCATCGTCCGGCGCGGCGTCCGGCAGCAGCAACAGGAATTCCTCGCCGCCCCAGCGCGCCAGCACGTCGTTGGCGCGCAGCGCTGCCCGTGCGGTGGC encodes:
- a CDS encoding M48 family metalloprotease → MDLVYKNEKTLFALMLVLSLLVWAVLVTGAGWIALAYGLAFFLFYCFAQSALISWIKGTGVRITHEQFPDLERQIAACCAKLGLEREPDAYLLQMGGSLNAFATRFLGRDFLVLYSDVVDGLHDNPDALNFYIGHEIGHIKRKHLNWATVLLPASLLPLVGAAYSRAREYTCDRHGLAACEQPLNAEFGLAALAAGGRRWRTMNKSAYIEQARETEGFWMSFHELVGDYPWLVKRMAAVRALAAGREAEQPRRHVLATLLALFVPRLGVAGGAGGAVVTLAIAGMLAAVAIPAYQGYQQKAAVAGAYAAGLAASTRVERYLNEHGKVPTLAQAGVAVGGGALTIDPETAVLRVTAGVQGAQGAGVLVFEPSMDEHKRIAWACSAEGILPQALPQGCH
- a CDS encoding glutathione S-transferase family protein, translating into MLTIIGKPTSINVRKVLWTCVELGLPFTREDWREEHAALNPNRMVPVLVDGDFTLWESNAICRYLCARAGSDALLPRDARARARVEQWMDWQATELNNAWRYPFMALVRASPAHTDPAQIEAGSAGWNRHVGILEAQLAATGAYVAGERFTLADVVIGLSLNRWSMTPMARPDYPHVAAYLARLVERPGYRAWCANGVP
- a CDS encoding spermine/spermidine synthase domain-containing protein produces the protein MSDHSSSDPRFSQPGHPPATTTEFEGVRSLHLGTSWEQGAMRLSRPDAIELEYVQMMMAWLLFQSAPKHIVQLGLGSAALTKFCYRRFPDARVTAVELNPNVIAICRALFELPPDDERLQVREMNALEFVLDKKNHGTVDALQVDLYDEEARGPVLDTPEFYQGCFDCLTPGGIMTANVFGEFGNYDKNLEAMTEVFDAVVWLPEVHDANIVVIAFKSAPQIDFSVLYERAGDIKRRLNLPAKNWVEGLKEWMRDQHGG